One Halobaculum roseum DNA segment encodes these proteins:
- a CDS encoding tRNA (cytidine(56)-2'-O)-methyltransferase: protein MNDEVVVLRYGHRPGRDDRMTTHVGLTARALGADRVILPDNAGQSAETIRDITDRFGGPFAVEQRDDQRAFTRNWEGTVAHLTMYGERVQDVEADVRADSVDEGTPLLVVVGGEKVPFDFYEEADYNVGVTNQPHSEVAGLAVFLDRLFEGAELEREWEDADRRVIPQETGKRVVDPDEAEAERAGDGE from the coding sequence ATGAACGACGAGGTCGTCGTCCTCCGGTACGGCCACCGCCCCGGGCGGGACGACCGGATGACGACCCACGTGGGGCTGACGGCGCGGGCGCTCGGCGCCGACCGGGTGATACTCCCCGACAACGCCGGGCAGTCCGCCGAGACGATCCGCGACATCACCGACCGCTTCGGCGGCCCCTTCGCCGTCGAACAGCGCGACGACCAGCGCGCGTTCACGCGCAACTGGGAGGGAACGGTCGCTCATCTCACGATGTACGGCGAGCGCGTGCAGGACGTGGAGGCGGATGTCCGCGCCGACTCCGTCGACGAGGGAACTCCCCTCCTCGTCGTCGTCGGGGGCGAGAAGGTACCGTTCGACTTCTACGAGGAGGCCGACTACAACGTGGGCGTGACGAACCAGCCGCATTCGGAGGTGGCCGGCCTCGCCGTCTTCCTCGACCGGCTGTTCGAGGGTGCGGAGTTGGAGCGCGAGTGGGAGGACGCCGACCGGCGTGTCATCCCGCAGGAGACTGGCAAGCGCGTCGTCGACCCCGACGAAGCCGAGGCCGAGCGCGCCGGTGACGGCGAGTAA
- a CDS encoding SDR family NAD(P)-dependent oxidoreductase produces the protein MRNYPEDIAGVDDERLVGETALVTGSTSGIGREAALSLGRLGAHVIVHGRDEEAGAEVVEEIDAGVKEGTAEFVAADFADPAEVRALADATRRAAGDDGLDLLLNNAGGYFREARRTDLGVEYTFHVNHLAPYQLTAELLDDLADDARVVTTASEAHRGDQIDLDAVDSVDGFSSWRAYQRSKLANVQFAAELGRRLRERDDRGITSNSFHPGAIPGSGFFRHLPGPLSGAASALGRLPFATTPAEGAATAVYLAVADEVADATGRYFADCRERKPSTEAQDPRAQRRLWEESADLLGMDEPLSAPVADEVEPTD, from the coding sequence ATGCGGAACTATCCGGAGGACATCGCGGGCGTCGACGACGAACGGTTGGTCGGCGAAACGGCGCTCGTGACCGGTTCGACCAGCGGGATCGGCCGGGAGGCGGCGCTGTCGCTCGGGCGCCTCGGCGCACACGTGATCGTCCACGGCCGCGACGAGGAGGCCGGCGCCGAGGTGGTCGAGGAGATCGACGCCGGCGTCAAAGAGGGAACGGCCGAGTTCGTCGCCGCCGACTTCGCGGATCCGGCCGAGGTCCGCGCGCTCGCGGACGCGACGCGGCGCGCCGCCGGCGACGACGGGCTCGACCTCCTTCTCAACAACGCGGGCGGCTACTTCCGCGAGGCGCGACGCACCGATCTGGGCGTCGAGTACACCTTCCACGTGAACCACCTCGCGCCGTACCAGCTCACCGCCGAGTTGCTCGACGACCTCGCGGACGACGCGCGCGTCGTCACCACCGCCTCGGAGGCGCACCGAGGCGATCAGATCGACCTCGACGCCGTGGACTCGGTTGACGGCTTCTCCTCGTGGCGGGCGTACCAGCGCTCGAAGCTGGCGAACGTGCAGTTCGCCGCGGAATTAGGCCGTCGGCTGCGCGAGCGCGACGACCGCGGGATCACCTCGAACAGCTTCCACCCGGGCGCGATCCCCGGCTCGGGCTTCTTCCGGCACCTCCCCGGCCCGCTGTCGGGCGCGGCGAGCGCGCTCGGGCGGCTCCCGTTCGCGACGACGCCCGCCGAGGGGGCCGCCACGGCGGTGTACCTCGCCGTCGCCGACGAGGTCGCCGACGCGACGGGGCGGTACTTCGCCGACTGCCGCGAGAGGAAGCCCTCGACGGAGGCGCAGGACCCGCGCGCGCAACGCCGGCTGTGGGAGGAGAGCGCCGATCTGCTCGGGATGGATGAACCGCTCTCGGCGCCCGTGGCCGACGAGGTCGAACCGACCGACTGA
- a CDS encoding NAD-dependent epimerase/dehydratase family protein, whose amino-acid sequence MDLTGTAALVTGGGGLIGSHLAGHLQSEYDADVRVADDFSKGERDRIPDGVDVIEADLTDEAETREAVTADLDVVFHLAAYTDTNFDDDRTLFEENTEMTYNVLEAMADAGVSNLAFTSSSTVYGEAPRPTPEDYAPLEPISIYGSSKLADEALISTYAKSYGFSAWVYRFANIVGPYQRGNVIPDFIQKLQADPEELEILGDGRQEKSYLHVTDCVDAMCHVVEHGERDLNTYNLGSRTTTSVNRIADIVAEEMGLDPAYSYTGGDRGWTGDVPKMRLSVEKLAALGWEPPASSDDAVRAATRDLLAELR is encoded by the coding sequence ATGGACCTGACCGGAACCGCCGCCCTCGTCACGGGCGGCGGCGGCCTGATCGGATCACATCTCGCGGGACACCTCCAGTCGGAGTACGACGCGGACGTGCGCGTCGCCGACGACTTCTCGAAGGGCGAGCGCGACCGGATCCCCGACGGCGTCGACGTGATCGAGGCCGACCTGACCGACGAGGCCGAGACGCGCGAGGCGGTGACCGCGGACCTGGACGTGGTCTTCCACCTCGCGGCGTACACGGACACGAACTTCGACGACGACCGGACGCTGTTCGAGGAGAACACCGAGATGACGTACAACGTCCTCGAGGCGATGGCGGACGCGGGCGTGTCGAACCTCGCGTTCACCTCCTCCTCCACCGTCTACGGCGAGGCACCCCGGCCGACGCCCGAGGACTACGCCCCGCTGGAGCCGATCAGCATCTACGGCTCCTCGAAGCTGGCCGACGAGGCGCTCATCTCCACGTACGCGAAGAGCTACGGGTTCTCGGCGTGGGTGTACCGCTTCGCCAACATCGTCGGCCCCTACCAGCGCGGGAACGTGATCCCCGACTTCATCCAGAAGCTGCAGGCCGACCCCGAGGAACTGGAGATCCTCGGCGACGGCCGCCAGGAGAAGTCGTACCTCCACGTCACCGACTGCGTCGACGCGATGTGCCACGTCGTCGAGCACGGCGAGCGCGACCTCAACACGTACAACCTCGGCTCCAGGACCACGACCTCGGTGAACCGCATCGCGGACATCGTGGCCGAGGAGATGGGCCTGGACCCCGCATACAGCTACACCGGCGGCGACCGCGGCTGGACCGGCGACGTGCCCAAGATGCGCCTCTCCGTCGAGAAGCTCGCCGCCCTCGGCTGGGAGCCGCCCGCCTCCAGCGACGACGCCGTCCGCGCCGCGACGCGGGACCTGCTCGCGGAGCTGCGCTGA
- a CDS encoding BsuPI-related putative proteinase inhibitor, with product MSEPLDPTLTVAPTDGGLTLTLTVENGGPDAVEFSFSDGQRAEFVARDAEGDEVWRWSDGRAFAMALGSETVEPGATVEYEGEWTSPEPGEYEVVGSLAATDAEAAASMTVVVPGEK from the coding sequence ATGAGCGAGCCGCTGGACCCGACGCTCACGGTTGCACCGACCGACGGGGGGCTCACGCTCACGCTCACCGTCGAGAACGGCGGCCCCGACGCGGTCGAGTTCTCCTTCAGCGACGGCCAGCGCGCGGAGTTCGTCGCCCGCGACGCCGAGGGCGACGAGGTCTGGCGCTGGAGCGACGGGCGGGCGTTCGCGATGGCGCTCGGGAGCGAGACGGTCGAACCCGGGGCGACCGTCGAGTACGAGGGCGAGTGGACATCGCCGGAACCCGGCGAGTACGAGGTCGTCGGATCGCTGGCCGCGACCGATGCCGAGGCAGCGGCGTCGATGACGGTGGTCGTACCCGGCGAGAAGTAG
- a CDS encoding S8 family peptidase: protein MAHRDGKTRRDVLRAAGAAAATTGLAGMASGASGAPGTVEVNVGYGGPSGKRAALSEASEVVREFAFDAVTIRVSENAIEGLGRRPDVRYVEQNGRMHALAQQLTWGVDRTDSEVAHANGDTGAGADVAILDTGIDSDHPDLQANLGAGRAFVKARGNYQYDWDDDNDHGTHCAGIAGADDNDRGVRGVATEATLHAVKVLDKRGSGSFSDIAAGIEYTADQGWDVGSMSLGASSGSQTVKDACSYAVDRGVLLVAAAGNSGPCSDCVGYPAAYGECIAVSSSASDDSLSNFSSTGPEVEMIAPGTDIYSTVPGGYDTFSGTSMATPHVAGAAAQLMANGYTNTEARSRLADSAEDLGLADNEQGAGLLDTAAALGYDSGDD, encoded by the coding sequence ATGGCACACCGTGACGGGAAGACGCGACGCGACGTACTGCGGGCGGCCGGCGCGGCCGCCGCGACCACCGGACTCGCCGGCATGGCGTCGGGGGCGTCGGGGGCGCCGGGGACCGTCGAGGTCAACGTCGGCTACGGCGGCCCGAGCGGCAAGCGTGCGGCGCTGTCGGAGGCGAGCGAGGTCGTCAGAGAGTTCGCGTTCGACGCGGTAACGATCCGGGTCAGCGAGAACGCGATCGAGGGGCTCGGGCGGCGCCCCGACGTGCGCTACGTCGAGCAGAACGGGCGGATGCACGCGCTCGCCCAGCAGCTCACGTGGGGAGTCGACCGCACCGACTCGGAGGTCGCCCACGCGAACGGCGACACGGGCGCGGGCGCCGACGTCGCGATCCTCGACACCGGTATCGACTCGGATCACCCCGACCTTCAGGCGAATCTCGGGGCGGGCCGGGCGTTCGTGAAGGCGCGCGGGAACTACCAGTACGACTGGGACGACGACAACGACCACGGTACCCACTGCGCGGGGATCGCCGGCGCCGACGACAACGACCGCGGCGTCAGGGGGGTCGCCACCGAGGCGACGCTTCACGCGGTCAAGGTCCTCGACAAGCGCGGCTCGGGCTCGTTCTCCGACATCGCCGCCGGGATCGAGTACACCGCCGATCAGGGCTGGGACGTGGGGTCGATGAGTCTCGGGGCCTCCTCGGGCTCCCAGACGGTGAAGGACGCGTGTTCCTACGCGGTCGACCGCGGCGTCCTCCTCGTCGCCGCGGCGGGCAACTCCGGCCCCTGCTCCGACTGCGTCGGCTACCCGGCCGCCTACGGCGAGTGCATCGCGGTGTCGTCCTCGGCGAGCGACGACTCGCTGTCGAACTTCTCCTCGACGGGCCCCGAGGTCGAGATGATCGCGCCCGGAACCGACATCTACTCGACGGTCCCCGGCGGCTACGACACCTTCTCCGGCACGTCGATGGCGACGCCGCACGTCGCCGGCGCCGCGGCCCAGCTGATGGCGAACGGGTACACGAACACGGAGGCCCGTTCGCGACTCGCCGACAGCGCGGAGGACCTCGGACTCGCGGACAACGAGCAGGGTGCGGGCCTGCTCGACACGGCCGCGGCGCTCGGGTACGACTCCGGCGACGACTGA
- a CDS encoding DUF2797 domain-containing protein has translation MQIVGYETPAGALFVSDGAPDPNAPPGTATGDVDRIALDPGTELSWRLGDRRCAGTIHDGGHVACGNEAAPYCDDHRSTWVCARCTGTCLKDEMDCFDDHAIYVAAFAPDTFKVGVTREWRLDTRLREQGADRAVHLRTVENGRIAREIEAGIAAHGLERTIGGDGGSRVAGGDADDTPLGADHGSAASATPADADDGLPDRVRVPTKIAGLAETVDGDAWDALLAGVDYEERFAFDYGLDLAERPVAETLASGTVVGTKGRVLVLENGGTTYAVDVRDLVGYEVEEGDGGRDLQSSLGAFG, from the coding sequence GTGCAGATCGTGGGCTACGAGACGCCGGCGGGCGCGCTGTTCGTGAGCGACGGCGCCCCGGACCCGAACGCCCCGCCGGGAACCGCGACCGGCGATGTCGACCGGATCGCCCTCGACCCCGGAACCGAGCTGTCGTGGCGCCTCGGCGACCGCCGCTGTGCCGGGACGATCCACGACGGGGGTCACGTCGCATGCGGGAACGAGGCGGCGCCGTACTGCGACGATCACCGTTCGACGTGGGTGTGCGCGCGCTGTACCGGGACCTGTCTCAAGGACGAGATGGACTGCTTCGACGACCACGCGATCTACGTCGCCGCGTTCGCCCCGGACACGTTCAAGGTGGGCGTGACGAGGGAGTGGCGCCTCGACACCCGCCTGCGCGAGCAGGGCGCCGACCGCGCGGTCCACCTGCGGACCGTCGAGAACGGCCGGATCGCCCGCGAGATAGAGGCCGGGATCGCCGCCCACGGGCTCGAACGGACGATCGGCGGCGACGGCGGCAGCCGCGTCGCCGGCGGCGACGCGGACGACACCCCTCTCGGCGCCGACCACGGTTCGGCCGCATCCGCCACCCCTGCGGACGCGGACGACGGGCTCCCCGACCGCGTGCGCGTCCCGACCAAGATCGCCGGTCTCGCCGAGACGGTGGACGGGGACGCGTGGGACGCGCTCCTGGCGGGCGTCGACTACGAGGAACGGTTCGCCTTCGACTACGGGCTCGATCTGGCAGAACGCCCCGTGGCCGAGACGCTCGCCTCGGGTACCGTCGTCGGGACGAAAGGGAGGGTCCTCGTGTTGGAGAACGGCGGGACCACGTACGCCGTCGACGTTCGCGACCTCGTCGGGTACGAGGTCGAGGAGGGCGACGGCGGGCGCGACCTCCAGTCGAGCCTCGGCGCGTTCGGGTAG
- a CDS encoding MutS-related protein: MRLEQYWGVGPKTAETLRESLGESAAIDAIESADVRALVDAGVTRGRATRVLRRANGKEAMDLFGTRDAREVYDDLLDIAAGYAVTEHAADRVRVLTPLTSDDRREERLDDVLEARDAWADLSEDDRDAVLDAFADYDEAGGTDRAAVECALALREAGLRGGTFAALDGIDEDALREAADALAALTDDGVAAGADDRLDRLRERAATARDLADSAFDVVETVRERGARDPDAFRSAVVEYVAEETGLTRGRIESAGPDEAVDSADFVGSTLRTLADELEAEADERAAEVRAELEADVADGAADVEAVVDAVSDIAFLLSLARFAVAHDLSRPDLAGDGVAVANARNLFLSGEVQPVTYGVGDHDLAGGASAAGIPAGDRVAVLTGANSGGKTTLLETVCQVVVLASMGLPVPAEAAQVGRFDTVVFHRRHASFNAGVLESTLKSVVPPLVGEGRTLMLVDEFEAITEPGRAADLLNGLVELTVDRGAVGVYVTHLADDLSPLPEAARVDGIFAEGLTNDLGLLVDYQPRFGVVGKSTPEFIVSRLVANASDRAVRQGFEELASAVGEEAVQRTLSDAEWTAEQRE, encoded by the coding sequence ATGCGACTGGAACAGTACTGGGGCGTCGGGCCCAAGACCGCCGAGACGCTCCGCGAGTCCCTCGGCGAGTCGGCCGCGATCGACGCCATCGAGTCGGCGGACGTGCGCGCGCTCGTCGACGCGGGCGTCACCCGCGGGCGGGCGACCCGGGTGCTCCGGCGGGCGAACGGGAAGGAGGCGATGGATCTCTTCGGGACCCGCGACGCCCGCGAGGTGTACGACGACCTGCTCGACATCGCCGCCGGCTACGCGGTCACCGAGCACGCCGCCGACCGCGTGCGCGTGCTCACGCCGCTCACGAGCGACGACCGCCGCGAGGAGCGCCTCGACGACGTCCTCGAAGCCCGGGACGCGTGGGCGGACCTGAGCGAGGACGATCGGGATGCGGTCCTCGACGCGTTCGCCGACTACGACGAGGCCGGCGGCACCGACCGCGCGGCCGTCGAGTGCGCGCTCGCGCTCCGTGAGGCGGGGCTGCGCGGGGGAACCTTCGCGGCCCTCGACGGGATCGACGAGGACGCGCTCCGGGAAGCCGCGGACGCCCTCGCGGCGCTCACCGACGACGGCGTCGCCGCCGGCGCCGACGACCGGCTCGACCGCCTGCGCGAGCGCGCCGCGACCGCCCGCGACCTCGCCGACTCGGCGTTCGACGTGGTCGAGACGGTCCGCGAACGGGGCGCGCGCGACCCCGACGCGTTCCGCTCGGCGGTCGTCGAGTACGTCGCCGAGGAGACGGGGCTGACCCGCGGCCGGATCGAGTCCGCGGGTCCCGACGAGGCGGTCGACTCGGCGGACTTCGTCGGATCGACGCTCCGCACGCTCGCCGACGAGCTGGAGGCGGAGGCCGACGAGCGCGCCGCCGAGGTCCGCGCCGAGCTGGAGGCCGACGTGGCCGACGGCGCCGCCGACGTGGAGGCGGTCGTCGATGCGGTCTCCGACATCGCCTTCCTCCTCTCGCTGGCGCGCTTCGCCGTCGCACACGACCTCTCCCGGCCGGACCTCGCCGGCGACGGCGTCGCGGTCGCGAACGCCCGGAACCTCTTCCTCTCGGGGGAGGTGCAGCCGGTCACCTACGGCGTCGGCGACCACGACCTCGCGGGCGGGGCATCCGCCGCCGGGATACCCGCCGGCGACCGCGTCGCCGTGCTCACGGGGGCCAACTCCGGCGGGAAGACGACGCTGCTTGAGACGGTCTGTCAGGTCGTGGTCCTCGCGTCGATGGGGCTGCCCGTCCCCGCCGAGGCCGCCCAGGTCGGTCGCTTCGACACCGTCGTGTTCCACCGCCGGCACGCCTCGTTCAACGCCGGGGTGCTCGAATCGACGCTGAAGTCGGTCGTCCCGCCGCTGGTCGGCGAGGGGCGGACGCTCATGCTCGTCGACGAGTTCGAGGCGATCACCGAGCCCGGCCGGGCGGCCGACCTGCTCAACGGTCTCGTGGAGCTGACGGTCGACCGCGGTGCCGTCGGCGTGTACGTCACACACCTCGCGGACGACCTGTCGCCGCTGCCCGAGGCCGCCCGCGTGGACGGCATCTTCGCCGAGGGGCTGACCAACGACCTGGGCCTGCTCGTCGACTACCAGCCCCGCTTCGGCGTCGTCGGCAAGTCGACGCCGGAGTTCATCGTCTCGCGGCTCGTCGCCAACGCCTCCGACCGCGCCGTCCGCCAGGGGTTCGAGGAGCTCGCGTCCGCCGTCGGCGAGGAGGCCGTCCAGCGGACGCTCTCGGACGCGGAGTGGACTGCCGAGCAACGAGAGTGA
- a CDS encoding UPF0058 family protein yields MRKNELVHLHTLLRTAAGYLSARDDIPDDALDAYESHGVTPMSMRADRGDHEAAVTALATGLATTAAGDGGGDDDTTEGGEGDDGGSGNPSSDEASPRAVEGSPSGPSPE; encoded by the coding sequence ATGCGGAAGAACGAGCTGGTTCACCTCCACACGCTCCTGCGGACGGCGGCCGGCTACCTCTCCGCGCGCGACGACATTCCGGACGACGCCCTCGACGCCTACGAGTCACACGGGGTCACGCCGATGTCGATGCGGGCCGACCGGGGCGATCACGAGGCCGCGGTCACCGCGCTCGCGACCGGGCTCGCGACGACGGCCGCCGGCGACGGCGGCGGCGACGATGACACGACCGAAGGCGGCGAGGGCGACGACGGCGGGTCCGGGAACCCGTCATCCGACGAGGCGTCGCCGCGGGCGGTCGAGGGATCGCCGTCGGGTCCGTCGCCGGAGTGA
- a CDS encoding CopG family transcriptional regulator: MAKDTVRYPDKVVDEIDALVDDGVFESKSEFYRFSAEYVLALVSDEWEPETFNYGEIRDELDLQEEPVLLGADGGRDFLNAVITVRQLGLRNDFAEAEQFIDENYETTDRSGMILEELLRVYRDRADNGSSSGA; encoded by the coding sequence ATGGCCAAGGACACTGTTCGGTACCCAGACAAGGTCGTCGACGAGATCGACGCGCTCGTCGACGACGGCGTTTTCGAGAGCAAGTCCGAGTTCTATCGCTTCTCCGCGGAGTACGTGCTCGCGCTCGTCAGCGACGAGTGGGAGCCCGAGACGTTCAACTACGGCGAGATCCGAGACGAGTTGGACCTCCAGGAGGAGCCCGTGCTGCTGGGTGCCGACGGCGGCCGCGACTTCCTCAACGCGGTCATCACCGTCCGCCAACTCGGCCTGCGCAACGACTTCGCGGAGGCCGAGCAGTTCATCGACGAGAACTACGAGACCACCGACCGCTCGGGGATGATCCTCGAGGAGCTGCTTCGCGTCTACCGAGACCGCGCCGACAACGGGTCGAGCTCCGGCGCCTGA
- a CDS encoding MFS transporter — MQRPSLAAVRGFDRAVYVVAFGQLINVFGGGLVYPFATVHFHLQVGIALSVVGLGLGAKSVTTAAGTAVGGFLADVVGRKPVMVASMALSAVALAAFAFVPDIAGAVPGAVPAATGVSALGVAFVGVCVASGFVRGLYTPASHAMTADLTDAAERDRGYALLKVANNVGFGAGFVVGGVLYSVASVAVFVADGATSAVVALVILLFVPRVAGDDAESDAPGDADERGGDGSEGDAVGDDDRTLAAWWRAATRPRVLALAGVNVGFAVMYAQMQTTVPIVAKEGLGLTAAQLGTLYVVNPLTIVLLQIPLVDAVGGWRRTRGLAVSACFWAVAMLAAWGADLARVPEGTGLAVPAVLVGVALVGGHLLLRTVGEILHSPLASALMSDLGTAAERGTQLSMLEVAKRLGIGLGSFAGGLFFDYGLSGLLWPTLVAVCGLVAAALLWLERSVTPIENGAVGDATEAVAEPAVDD; from the coding sequence GTGCAGCGTCCGTCCCTCGCCGCCGTCCGCGGGTTCGACCGCGCCGTCTACGTCGTCGCCTTCGGACAGCTCATCAACGTCTTCGGCGGCGGGCTCGTCTACCCGTTCGCGACGGTTCACTTCCACCTGCAGGTCGGGATCGCGCTGTCGGTCGTCGGCCTCGGACTCGGCGCAAAGAGCGTGACGACCGCCGCGGGGACGGCCGTCGGCGGGTTCCTCGCGGACGTGGTCGGTCGCAAGCCCGTGATGGTCGCGTCGATGGCGCTCTCGGCGGTCGCGCTCGCTGCGTTCGCGTTCGTGCCCGATATCGCCGGCGCCGTTCCGGGGGCGGTCCCCGCCGCGACGGGCGTCTCGGCGCTCGGCGTCGCGTTCGTCGGCGTCTGCGTCGCCTCCGGGTTCGTCCGCGGGCTCTACACGCCCGCGAGCCACGCGATGACCGCCGACCTCACCGACGCCGCCGAGCGCGACCGCGGGTACGCCCTCCTCAAGGTCGCGAACAACGTCGGCTTCGGCGCCGGCTTCGTCGTCGGGGGCGTCCTCTACTCGGTGGCGTCGGTCGCCGTCTTCGTCGCCGACGGCGCCACCTCGGCGGTCGTCGCGCTCGTCATCCTCCTGTTCGTCCCGCGCGTCGCCGGCGACGACGCCGAGAGCGACGCCCCCGGCGACGCGGACGAACGCGGGGGCGACGGCTCCGAGGGTGACGCCGTCGGCGACGACGACCGCACGCTCGCGGCGTGGTGGCGCGCGGCGACCCGGCCGCGGGTGCTCGCGCTGGCCGGCGTCAACGTCGGCTTCGCGGTCATGTACGCGCAGATGCAGACGACCGTCCCGATCGTCGCCAAGGAGGGATTGGGCCTGACGGCCGCCCAGCTCGGCACGCTGTACGTCGTCAATCCGCTCACCATCGTCCTCCTGCAGATCCCGCTCGTCGACGCCGTCGGCGGGTGGCGTCGCACGCGGGGGCTCGCCGTCTCGGCGTGCTTCTGGGCGGTGGCGATGCTCGCGGCCTGGGGTGCCGACCTCGCCCGCGTCCCGGAGGGAACGGGCCTCGCCGTCCCGGCGGTACTGGTCGGCGTCGCGCTCGTCGGCGGACACCTCCTCCTCCGGACGGTCGGGGAGATCCTCCACTCGCCGCTGGCGTCCGCGCTGATGTCGGATCTCGGGACCGCCGCCGAGCGCGGCACGCAGCTGTCGATGCTCGAGGTCGCCAAGCGGCTCGGCATCGGGCTGGGATCGTTCGCCGGCGGGCTGTTCTTCGATTACGGCCTCTCGGGGCTGCTGTGGCCGACGCTGGTCGCGGTGTGCGGGCTCGTCGCCGCGGCGCTGCTGTGGCTGGAGCGGTCCGTGACCCCGATCGAGAACGGCGCCGTCGGCGACGCGACGGAGGCGGTCGCCGAGCCCGCAGTCGACGACTGA
- a CDS encoding ribonuclease P protein component 4, whose protein sequence is MNDARIAEERIDRLADFARDLARAGDDGRAREAVRLARRIAERHRCGLPRRFDRFTCDACDSYLLPGRNARVRLQEGSHVVIRCDCGATERYPYRG, encoded by the coding sequence ATGAACGACGCACGGATCGCCGAGGAGCGGATCGACCGCCTCGCCGACTTCGCCCGGGATCTGGCCCGCGCCGGCGACGACGGGCGCGCCCGCGAGGCCGTCAGGCTCGCGAGGCGGATCGCCGAGCGGCACCGCTGCGGGCTCCCCCGGCGGTTCGACCGGTTCACCTGCGACGCGTGCGATTCGTACCTCCTCCCCGGCCGCAACGCGCGCGTCAGGCTACAGGAGGGAAGTCACGTCGTGATCCGCTGTGACTGCGGCGCGACCGAACGCTACCCGTACCGGGGGTGA
- a CDS encoding YhbY family RNA-binding protein: MTDQDLRKQAHDLDVTVWVGKKGVSAVVDELDDQLKDRDLVKVKFHRSAQAGTDVDELAADLAERVSADLIETRGHTAVLHR, translated from the coding sequence ATGACCGATCAGGACCTACGCAAGCAGGCTCACGACCTCGACGTGACCGTCTGGGTCGGGAAGAAGGGCGTCTCGGCGGTCGTCGACGAGCTCGACGACCAACTGAAAGATCGCGACCTCGTGAAGGTGAAGTTCCACCGCTCGGCGCAGGCGGGCACCGACGTGGACGAACTCGCCGCCGACCTGGCCGAGCGGGTGTCGGCCGACCTGATCGAGACGCGCGGTCACACCGCCGTGTTGCATCGATGA
- a CDS encoding mechanosensitive ion channel family protein, with translation MTFASAPGVPIPVLQTGGETGNPATFVADLLEGAGVPGTFADPAGAAITFLVVLAAFVVAGRVLIVPLVSRLLDSQGLETHAKRPLEKLTTVIVVFVGIAIAFGFAGYGDFLQSLATIAAAATLAIGFAMQDVIKNFVAGIFIFTDKPFRIGDWIEWDGHSGVVEDISFRVTRVRTFDNELLTVPNSQLTDDVIKNPVAKDTLRLQFLFGIGYDDDIEHATEIIVEEAERHPEILGDPAPSVRLTELADSYVGLKSRIWIENPSRADWVKIRGEYVTNVKRRFDEEGIEIPFPQRDLSGGVELNTPAEGSAVPGDD, from the coding sequence ATGACGTTCGCAAGCGCACCCGGCGTTCCGATCCCCGTCCTCCAGACCGGCGGCGAGACGGGCAACCCCGCGACGTTCGTCGCCGACCTGTTGGAGGGGGCCGGCGTCCCCGGGACGTTCGCGGATCCCGCGGGCGCGGCGATCACGTTCCTCGTCGTGCTGGCGGCGTTCGTGGTGGCCGGCCGGGTACTGATCGTCCCGCTGGTGAGCCGACTCCTCGACTCCCAGGGGCTCGAAACCCACGCGAAGCGGCCGCTGGAGAAACTGACCACCGTTATCGTGGTCTTCGTCGGCATCGCCATCGCGTTCGGGTTCGCCGGCTACGGCGACTTCCTGCAGTCGCTGGCGACGATCGCCGCCGCGGCGACGCTCGCCATCGGCTTCGCGATGCAGGACGTGATCAAGAACTTCGTCGCCGGGATCTTCATCTTCACCGACAAGCCGTTCCGCATCGGCGACTGGATCGAGTGGGACGGCCACTCCGGCGTGGTCGAGGACATCTCCTTCCGGGTGACCCGGGTGCGGACCTTCGACAACGAGCTGCTGACGGTCCCCAACTCGCAGCTCACCGACGACGTCATCAAGAACCCCGTCGCGAAGGACACCCTCCGCCTGCAGTTCCTCTTCGGTATCGGCTACGACGACGACATCGAGCACGCGACCGAGATCATCGTCGAGGAGGCCGAGCGCCACCCCGAGATCCTCGGCGACCCGGCGCCGTCGGTGCGCCTGACGGAGCTGGCCGACAGCTACGTCGGGCTCAAGAGCCGCATCTGGATCGAGAACCCCTCGCGGGCGGACTGGGTAAAGATCCGCGGCGAGTACGTGACGAACGTGAAACGGCGCTTCGACGAGGAGGGCATCGAGATCCCGTTCCCGCAGCGGGACCTCTCGGGCGGCGTGGAACTGAACACGCCCGCGGAAGGGAGCGCGGTGCCCGGCGACGACTGA